The following coding sequences lie in one Cyanobacterium sp. Dongsha4 genomic window:
- a CDS encoding STAS domain-containing protein, with protein MLSKVKVIRPDGMLDANKAVVFRQQIKDLVSEGVNLILIDLKKVNFMDSSGLGALVLALKMVREKGGRLFLMSLNDQVKMLFELTNTGHLFEIINDKSELEERLKS; from the coding sequence ATGTTATCTAAAGTCAAAGTTATACGCCCTGATGGAATGTTAGATGCTAATAAAGCAGTTGTTTTTCGTCAACAAATTAAGGATTTAGTTAGTGAGGGTGTCAATCTAATTTTGATTGACCTTAAAAAAGTTAACTTTATGGATAGTTCAGGTTTAGGGGCTTTAGTATTAGCCTTGAAAATGGTTAGAGAAAAAGGCGGAAGACTATTCTTAATGTCTTTAAATGACCAAGTCAAGATGTTGTTTGAGTTAACCAATACAGGGCATCTTTTTGAAATTATTAATGATAAGTCGGAATTGGAAGAAAGATTAAAAAGTTAA